The sequence below is a genomic window from Silene latifolia isolate original U9 population chromosome 7, ASM4854445v1, whole genome shotgun sequence.
GCCATATCCTCCTCGTCCATAGCTGCCACCTCTTCTTCCTCGTCCCCTTTCTCGAGCCTTCACTTCCTCATAACCATGTttatcataacaatcttcctCTTTATGATAAAATTTCCCACAATAATTGCACTTTGGTGGCTTGATTTCTTCCTCACCCTCGGATTTGTAATTGATATTTCTTCCCCTACCAGTGCCATGATGTCGAACTGCCATGGCGGAATCGATTTTCTCTTCCTTAACTTTGGTTAAGGAAACATGTCGTTCCTCTCTAAGCATCAGAGCATATGCGCGCGTAAGAGTGGTAATCGGGTCTTCCATCAATAAATTAGATCGTATGTTTCCATACAATTTAGAATCCAATCCCATGAGGAATTGGTGTACTTTTTCCTCTTCTCGTTCCTTTAACTGTGAGGCAGCCGCTCCACAGGTGCAGTCTTTAGCCTTGCTATAGTTCGCCAATTCGTCCCAAATTGTTTTGAGCCGTGTCTAGTATTCAACAATTGAATCTCCCCCTTGTTTGCATTCATTGAGCTCGGTTTTTAGCTGATGAACGTGGGGTGCATTCCCTGCCGCATATCTATCGGCCAATTCTCTCCAAATTTCACTTACTGGCTGAGAGAACGATATGCTAGCATGTAACTTCGGATCAATTACGTTCCGAAGCCATGCTCTTATCATAGCATTACACGATCTCCATGCCACAGCCTCAACACTTTCTTCATCGTCAAAATTGACTGGTTTCTTGACCTTTCCTTCGATGAATGCCAACTTGTTCTTGGCATCGAGTCCATTCTTGACGGCTTCTGCCCACAAATCATAATTGTTGCCGTCGAAAATAATTTGTGTAACATTAAGGCTTGGATTGTCGGATGGGTGAAGGTATAAAGGTGATGTTATGGGAATGGTCTTTGGACCGGATCCCTTTGTTGATTTACTATCCTCTCCTACCATGATTGATTCGGCTTAGAAAAATGTTTGGATCGATTTATGCTCACGATACCATGAGAAAACTTAAACATAGAGGAATGAGGAAGTTGATGTGTATTTCTTATTACTCAAAGCAACGTACAACCTATCAATATATACAATGCTAAAccctaacaaatcttctacctcCGATCTTATTTCCTACAAGATAGGTAACAATATTATACACTTTACTAATATTACTAGATTACATATAATACAATATATCACCCAAGAATAatatctttgatattattctttcAGATTCGAACCAAACATCATTGAAGACGGTAATAATAGCGATAGGTGCTAGCGTATTGGTGGGATTGCTCGTTCTATCGGTTGTCTTGTGGATACGTTTGCGCCGTGAAAAGCCAGAGAAAGAGATTACTATAAATAGCGGCAGAATCCCTCCAGGGTCACCTAGGGGATTTTATTATGGTGGTGGTAAGTCACTAAACATATGAACATTTTTACTTATCTTGTGTCCCTTTCGATCAATTAATCAAGTGATTAGTCGATTAAATTGTGCGAGAGAATGCAATTTAATTTCATCGAGTTAAGGCCTGGCTCAAATTCTTATGATGATACAGTGGGATTCGATGAAGATTGTTTTGGAGACGCAGAGTTTGTTCAATACGATTTCGCTACTTTGGAAACTGCGACAAGAGGCTTCTCAACTGGAAACATGCTTGGCGAGGGAGGTTTCGGCATTGTTTACAAGGTAAACCGTACATCGAACTTTTTTTCTTTATTGGGTACGACAAGTGTACTACGTCATAATACATCCTAACCAACACGAATCTTCACTTTTATCAAATGTACTATCGACAGGGGAGACTTGAGAATGGAGAGCAACTAGCTATAAGAGAATGGAGAGCAACTAGCTATAAAGAGGCTCTCTGGCAACTCGGGACAGGGCACAAAGGAATTCATGGCCGAGGCCAGTCTTTTGGCGAAGCTTCAACACATAAATCTCGTCAAGATCGTTGGATTCTGCTCAGAAAGAGAGGAGAAACTATTAGTTTATGAGTTTTTGCCTAATTCAAGCTTGGATAGCTTCTTGTTTGGTAAGTAATGTTTCGCAACTCCATGTTTGCTTCTAGCATTTATAGATCGTGAAGTTTTTAATGGTATCTAACATCTATTTACTGTACTTAAGATCCGACAAAGAGGCATCTTTTAGATTGGGTAATACGATGCAAAATCATAATGGGGATTGCAAGAGGACTTCAATATCTCCACGAGGATTCTCGACTCACTATCATACATCGTGACCTCAAAACCTGGAAACATTTTATTGGACAAGGAAATGAACCCCAAGATAGCTGATT
It includes:
- the LOC141590763 gene encoding uncharacterized protein LOC141590763, producing MVGEDSKSTKGSGPKTIPITSPLYLHPSDNPSLNVTQIIFDGNNYDLWAEAVKNGLDAKNKLAFIEGKVKKPVNFDDEESVEAVAWRSCNAMIRAWLRNVIDPKLHASISFSQPVSEIWRELADRYAAGNAPHVHQLKTELNECKQGGDSIVEY